The segment TCACATGGAAAGATAACTTGGGAAATCCCTGTATTAGTAACTCCAGCTGGGAAAGAGTAGCTGGAGAAGGCAAATTGTTAGAAAGAAACCAGGAGACAGGGATTTCCTTGAAGCCCAGGGTATGCAGGCTCCTTCTTATAGCAAGAAGGACTgatgaaatataaagaactttGTAACATGCATGTAACAACTCATGTGGATTCAGCAAAGAAGGTTCTGGGGAGATAAAGAGCAATCTCattaaaacaggaataaaagagaGATTTCACTGATTGGAAGAATGATTGAGAGTTCCATAAACAAGTCCAGTGAATGTATACCTGTGAACAAGAAATAGGCTTTTTTGGAGTAAAAATGACAGCACAAAAGCCAAGACATCGGGTCAACCGAGTAcgtttgttttaatttcaaaactaTGTGCATGAACAAACCACGTTTAAATGTTGGGAGGAAAATAGGGAAAGATACAGTGACAAAAAGTGAGAAGAGAGGAATTAATACTGGAAGGTGGTTGTCTGTTGACCAATGTCTCTAAGGACATGTGGAAGTCAGCTAAGAAAGGGGGTGTAGAGCCTTGGGCAGGATGAGTTAAGCTGCACTCATACACACAAGGTTCTGGTCTGCTTGCAGTTTGTGGACGTGGAAGCAAACATTTTAGAAAGGTCTTATCTTATTCTAGGAAGtaatgtttgctattattttcagAAAGCGAGTTAGTCTGTAGCTGAAGTATCTGGGCATACAAGAGATGAAATGGATTTAGTAATGAGGATTCTTAGCATATTAGGCAGGACAATTATTAAATCACAAGTACCTATTATTAAGAAAACGTAGATATTTGGGGGAAGGAGTTAGAGTCAAGTTTTCGCTTCTAGTGccaaaaaataaccaaatgagCAGAAAAGGGGATCAGGGGGCAGAAAGATGTCCCtaaatttctgttttcaagaatGTACCCAATTGCTAAATGTCAGAGGAGAAATAGTAGATGATAAGACAGGGAGAGCCTGCTCTGTGATCTAAACAATCCACTCACCGCAGGGTTATGTGTCTCTGCGGAGGGAGATGATCCGTGCTGAATATCGGAAGGTGTACCACTTGCTTTTCGAGGAAGAGAGACGTTATTtagagagaatggaaaaagaaagcaacGAGATTTTACAACAACTCAGAGCAAGTGAGGACAGCATGCACCAAAAGGGAAAACTCCTAAGAGGAATGTATGAGGACCTCAAGAAAACGTGTCATAAACCAGACGTGGAGCTGCTCCAGGTAAGGGCTGAGGAGAGTCACGGGGCTGCCTGGACAACGTCCACAATCTCTTCGTCTGCCGTCACGCGTTGGCAGTGATGCTTTGTGATGCTGTGGGAGGGGTTTTACCTGTCTCGGTGATGCAGAAGTCCAAAGGGTATTCTTGCCATACGTCGCAACCCAAGTCTGAAAAAGCAGGTTAAACACAATCCTAGAGAATACCTCCTTCTCAAGCTGCAATATACATTCACTTACTGATGGACAGCCCCGAGAAGCTTGTTTGAAGACTATGGATGTGTATGTGGACCTggcaaaaatgagaaatttcagACTCTGtacaattcattttctctttctgtttccgTGTACATGATACAATTTGCTGGAATTGGGGCTTACCCACTCTTGGGAATAAGTAATGAGGTCTCTACTGCGAATCTTGCGGCAtatactgagtttttttttttttttctgtttctctttgcagcattttgaaaacactttaaaaaggtaAGTTTACGCCTATATTAAAAGTTTGAGAATTGTTTAAGAGTAATCAGGCTATTGGTGCTGAAATAGGAGCGTAATTTATTATGATAATAGAAcccattttataatatatttatttttccatgtctCATAAGGTAGAGACGCGTTTGTCATTTTGTGTAAGGTGGAGCTGGACAGGGCTCTGTGGAAGCGCGTGCGGTTGGCAGTTCTGGGCACAAGCTGCGTGTAGACAAAGCGCCATTTGCGATTTTAATGCTTAGAAACGTAAGAACACATTGAGGATGTGGCCCAAAGCTGTGACAGGCTTATGTGGGAGAAATAGGTGTTTCCGAGAAGCATaaagtgggagaagggagagaaagccacggggcgggcagggggaggaccAGGTAGGGTTTGGGCTCCCACGCAGCACGTGGCTGACTCCAGCTTCACGTGGAAAGGCTGTCTGTGGCACTTACGGAAGCTGGGACCTGGGAGCAGAATCTCTGCCCGGGCTAAGCTCCTCACCCCCTTGCTGTGCTTATATGGACACAGCATCTCGGTGGTGACCAGTGTGGATTAAAAATCAAAGTGCCCTCTGTAATGTCCTCAGTTTCCAGCCATTTTGCAGAACCGCTGCTTGGCTGTGAAGAACCAGATCCTGACATATTATGCCAGGATCAAAGTGTTAGGAGGTAGaattgggtttagtttgctcttcataaaataaatggatatttgtTAAGTTTCCTCGTTTGTGGAGTTACATTCATAACCATTTACGATGCTAACTATGAGGATTTTAATGAAGCATCTTCATGGGGACGTAGATTAAATATAACCATTGTAATGAAAATGAACTCAGAAAGAGTAACTGACTGTTCTTTTTTGCAGGAGTGAGTCAGTGCAGCTGCACATGCCCCAACCTGTGGATCCACGGCTCAGTTCATGGCCCATCACGGGGCTGATAGAGAGACTCAACCATTTTCTTGGTAATAGACCGCCCTTTGGTGGGATAGCCGTACGTTCTCCTCAGCTAGTGCCTATGGGTTATGTTGCTCCATTGTACGACTGATGATTTCATATCTGGGCATTTTGTAACCCAGTTTGCCTTTgtggaaaaataatatatgtggaCCAACAAATAATATCTGGAGAAAACCCCAGTACAATAGTTTATGATAAGCTACCTGGAAGTAAGCAATAGGAAAAGATAGTTGATGTGTGCATCATGCTGAGGTTTGGTGTTAACTGTATGAAACATGTAAATCTGCATGAACATTCAGTATATTCCAGGTTTCGGGTTATGTGGTGATTACTGGCTGTGAGGTGAGTagagagttttgttttctagaatgtTTCACAATAAACGCACTTTACACAGTACATCCTTTATTCacataatacaaaaatactttgTATAAATCAATAGTGTTGAGAACAGAAAATGAATACTTCTACACAACCCCACAAAGTAAGCTAACCACTTATTGCataattttcttctcaaaaattaCATTTGCTGAAAATTCTCACAAACATTCTACTTGTAAAAGACATGAATTTTTCTTTCCGGTTATTTTATCTTGATATATATTGGTAAAAGATACTTAAATACGAGGCAAAGTGACCACTCtttaggaattattattatttagagttattcttattttctgagaAGAGAAGTTGGCTACTCCTTTCTGTTACTGTCAATTACTAATGATGTCccaattttaaaagtttcagaggaaaaaaaaccagagCTTAGCAATATCcctcttctttatacattttaagaaaattcatAAATGTCTTCTATTTTGTCTCATTAATGATTTGCTCATTATGAAGACAGGCCCTGGCAGACAGTAGATTTCTAGAGCTTCCTCACTGCCCTGGCCCTTGTTTCCAGGGAAAGCTAGAAACCCAGACACGCTATAAAGCCCACGTCCATCAGGAATTGGTAACACTCCATGTTAATGGGACTGTTTCCTTCCTCCCGCAGTGcccattttttttgaaaatgaaacaacGACCTGTCACATGCCGCTGTTTGAAGATCTGAGACGTTGGCTCTTCAGTCGCGATCATCCTGACGTTGTCACTAATGCAACAAGATCAAAATACTTTCTGGCATGGGGAGCCCAGACATTTACCTGTGGTCAGCATTACTGGGAGGTGGATGTGGGGAACTGTCGGAACTGGGCCCTTGGATTTTGCGATGATTCTTGGACAATGAGGAATGACATGGCGCTTGACTCAGAGGGGATTTTTCTACTCTTTTGTATCAAAGAGGACAACCAGTGTCGTCTCTTTAGCTCCTCCCCACTGTCGCCTCAATATGTAGAAAGGCCTCTGGGCCACGTGGGGGTGTTCCTGGATTATGAGTGTGGTGTGGTGAGCTTTGTGAACGTGGCCAATTGCTCCCTCATCTGCAGTTTCCTCTCACgttccttctgtcttcctctccgaCCCTTTCTATGCTCTGCACCCTCGTGAGGAGGGACATGTCAGAAAGTGACCACAAGCGTCAGCTCAGCGAAGTGCCTGCTTGATGGTCTTCAATGTCTCCCTTTATCCAACCCATTGACTATTTTTAAAGGTTGATAATTACAAGCGTATACATTTGTTTccattgtatttaaataaaaacaatctttctCAGAGGTTGATGCTATCTTTATTCTACGTGGTGTCCTTTCACTTGATTCTAAGGTAGCTGGAGGCGAAGAATACCTGAGT is part of the Felis catus isolate Fca126 chromosome D1, F.catus_Fca126_mat1.0, whole genome shotgun sequence genome and harbors:
- the LOC101090384 gene encoding tripartite motif-containing protein 77-like, whose translation is MIRAEYRKVYHLLFEEERRYLERMEKESNEILQQLRASEDSMHQKGKLLRGMYEDLKKTCHKPDVELLQHFENTLKRSESVQLHMPQPVDPRLSSWPITGLIERLNHFLVPIFFENETTTCHMPLFEDLRRWLFSRDHPDVVTNATRSKYFLAWGAQTFTCGQHYWEVDVGNCRNWALGFCDDSWTMRNDMALDSEGIFLLFCIKEDNQCRLFSSSPLSPQYVERPLGHVGVFLDYECGVVSFVNVANCSLICSFLSRSFCLPLRPFLCSAPS